In Oreochromis niloticus isolate F11D_XX linkage group LG18, O_niloticus_UMD_NMBU, whole genome shotgun sequence, one genomic interval encodes:
- the LOC109195426 gene encoding malonyl-CoA-acyl carrier protein transacylase, mitochondrial, protein MSELSSSKVDSFGDYSLSGRAVRLISSADTSLDEEQLMLASVAVRMAASSRGKVRSLVSLSRTLSTNKPGSAAGDYPPPAEAPASPPNSEPASAPQRRPKKDPSGCSVLLFPGQGSQFVGMGRGLLKYPNVKEMFTVAQKILGYDLCSRSTGISAENGSLSAGVFVTSLAAVERLNQENPKAIEMCVAAAGFSVGEFAALVFSGAMNFAEGRKTSFLGFFVHL, encoded by the exons ATGTCAGAGTTGAGTTCAAGCAAAGTTGACTCTTTCGGTGATTACAGTTTGTCCGGGCGGGCTGTGCGTCTTATTTCATCCGCAGACACGTCGTTGGATGAGGAACAGCTCATGTTGGCATCAGTGGCAGTCAGGATGGCAGCATCTTCCAGAGGGAAGGTCAGGTCGCTGGTCTCTCTGAGCAGGACGCTGTCCACCAACAAGCCCGGTTCCGCGGCTGGAGATTACCCTCCTCCGGCTGAAGCCCCCGCTTCTCCCCCGAACAGCGAGCCAGCCTCGGCGCCTCAGCGGAGACCCAAAAAAGACCCCAGCGGCTGCTCCGTGCTCCTCTTCCCCGGTCAGGGCAGCCAGTTTGTGGGCATGGGCAGAGGACTTTTGAAATACCCCAACGTTAAAGAAATGTTCACCGTAGCCCAGAAGATCCTGGGTTACGACCTGTGTTCCAGATCTACTGGC ATTT ctGCAGAAAACGGTTCACTGTCAGCCGGCGTGTTTGTCACCTCCCTGGCTGCTGTGGAGAGACTCAACCAAGAAAACCCCAAA GCCATTGAGATGTGTGTCGCTGCTGCAGGTTTCAGTGTCGGAGAATTTGCTGCTCTTGTCTTTTCTGGGGCGATGAACTTTGCAGAAGGTAGAAAGACttcttttttggggttttttgtgcatttgtaa
- the LOC109195531 gene encoding tripartite motif-containing protein 16-like yields the protein MWTNISLTVTEVDVLLSQPEPKTRAGFLKYSCEITLDPNTANKHLLLSEGNRKATVMEQQHYSDHPDRFTEWFQVLSRESLTGRCYWEVEWRGRGANVAVAYKTISRKGGNECLFGRNDKSWSLDCNNNSYTFLYNSIQTPVSGPRSSRVGVYLDHRAGILSFYSVSETMTLLHRVQTTFTQPLYAGVRVYNYGATAELIKLK from the coding sequence gacaaacatctcactgacagtcactgaagtggatgttttactgtcacaaccggagccaaagaccagagctggattcttaaaatattcatgtgaaatcacactggatccaaacacagcaaacaaacaTCTGTTATTATCAGAGGGGAACAGAAAAGCAACAGTAATGGAACAACAACATtattctgatcatccagacagattcactGAATGGTTTCAGgtcctgagtagagagagtctgactggacgttgttactgggaggtggagtggagagggagaggagctaATGTAGCAGTCGCATACAAGACTATCAGCAGAAAAGGAGGTAATGAATGTTTATTTGGACGTAATGACAAATCTTGGTCATTAGATTGTAACAACAACAGTTATACATTTTTGTACAACAGCATCCAAACTCCTGTCTCAGGTCCTCGttcctccagagtaggagtgtacctggatcacagagcaggtattttgtccttctacagcgtctctgaaaccatgactctcctccacagagtccagaccacattcactcagccgctctatgctggaGTGAGGGTTTACAATTATGGAGCCACTGCTGAGTTGATTAAACTGAAATAG